Proteins encoded together in one Spodoptera frugiperda isolate SF20-4 chromosome 15, AGI-APGP_CSIRO_Sfru_2.0, whole genome shotgun sequence window:
- the LOC118276144 gene encoding cartilage-associated protein, protein MERKNILYFIILICLCEFKYADCIKPASLDKAYNKGLMAYSTEKWTLCIEQFEEALHLYKLYKSILINCRLKCNTESYESQIKDDIADLKIYEKYFNKRHCLNICQDKEFKNMNLNKSLDDSVLHNMQSKKPYEYLHICYFQQRMFQKAASAAYTYLVANPDDDTMQNNMQYYIVQPEIDPKEIIDMESEDYVVMYNLGKKSYKQNNWEETVASMEEVIKDYLAYESNCRVECERQPGQEWSSEIVITMSNNMASLLHCHQQCQDKLKFLKYNSGVEFIADVLNYIQVAYFHLEKYNKAAAAVASYLVLMPEDEDMLENVKFYRKHVDEKAFVPRPEIVYYLKRDTYERNLLIFFHQGKKQDIDFDAILKTYNFLK, encoded by the coding sequence ATGGAGcgtaaaaatatactttacttcattatattaatttgtcttTGCGAATTTAAATATGCGGACTGCATCAAGCCAGCATCTCTAGATAAAGCTTACAATAAAGGATTGATGGCCTACTCTACCGAGAAGTGGACGCTGTGCATTGAACAATTTGAAGAAGCTTTGCATCTCTATAAACTATACAAATCAATTCTGATTAACTGTAGATTGAAATGTAACACGGAATCATATGAATCTCAAATCAAAGACGATATAGCCGATCTGAAGATATAtgagaaatatttcaataaaagacACTGTCTTAATATTTGTCAggataaagaatttaaaaatatgaatctgAACAAAAGTCTTGATGATTCTGTGCTCCATAATATGCAGTCTAAGAAACCTTACGAATATCTTCATATATGCTATTTTCAACAAAGGATGTTCCAGAAAGCTGCCTCAGCTGCCTACACATACTTAGTTGCCAACCCTGATGATGACACCATGCAAAATAATATGCAGTATTACATAGTACAGCCAGAAATAGACCCAAAGGAGATAATTGATATGGAAAGTGAGGACTATGTAGTTATGTACAATTTGGGTAAGAAATCTTACAAACAGAATAACTGGGAAGAAACAGTAGCTAGCATGGAAGAAGTAATTAAAGACTATTTGGCTTATGAGAGCAATTGTCGTGTAGAATGTGAGCGGCAACCCGGACAAGAATGGTCCTCAGAAATTGTAATAACTATGTCAAACAACATGGCATCCCTTTTACATTGCCATCAACAATGCCAAGATAAACTAAAGTTCCTTAAATATAACTCTGGAGTAGAGTTCATTGCAGATGTACTTAATTATATACAAGTAGCATATTTCCACcttgaaaaatacaataaagcTGCAGCAGCTGTTGCAAGCTATTTGGTTCTAATGCCTGAAGATGAGGATATGTTGGAAAATGTcaaattttatagaaaacatGTAGATGAAAAAGCCTTTGTTCCCCGACCTGAAATAGTGTATTATTTGAAACGTGATACATATGAGAGGAACCTTCTCATATTTTTTCATCAAGGAAAAAAGCAGGATATTGACTTTGACGCTATTCtcaaaacttataattttttgaAATAG
- the LOC118276368 gene encoding zinc finger protein 532: MDNLNDKWSVKNLLFTKALPNYVIPVPVNGHKVFTCTDCGDKFIFESSLNDHVTRKSVNITYLCRHCNVTITFYNRCNLLYHIRSHVFRTATINVTDLNVEPLPLNLFNIKIAIPANKPAPSNQLIPTNQVPQVNKLTLVGQIPPQDNDCIITSESSPKPPPIAENRSAYTQVICLECKENLSDSPASACKDRASHYMQFSNQVYSCPVCLFALPTTCALKAHLRLHLKCPLYCCPECGSALGNKNINYPYNHDCEGFKMMRATARLKCGAANCRICFHPNDLREHMKNLHMRKVFKCPFCVVACFSEISMQSHFKTHKMDSIKPLVFYKCELCPGKFVLQSRIESHIKSHKVFVFYPCWPCGSIFKDVALLLMHFLEKHNKNVTVENAVKNLLSEIESLKDTDKPKRVYRVVKRCDQCQRSFTYRCQYSEIHNLPNECPYKCTSTFESSTELDDSPDVTTFNKMTNSVLCHLCNANIIDDPKEIKKHYSSLHKTEKCLDAKIVLTRIDVNKYRTQTQNTNLTKSNIKKTIGKKVFKRKGKRQQIKILRDPFKMDNDQSSIDTHDETITCDTPPATLCYICKICGSNFDQKEILEKHLITHRDSCMAYQCMECGQSFVVKPSFSKHLLLEHSISDSETYIKEKHCYNENALIKYQSSEIISNEPLRENQCNICREDFEEPEDLAKHFRVHGMAFLMKNNPSK, from the exons ATGGATAATTTGAATGATAAATGGAGTGTTAAAAACCTCTTGTTTACTAAGGCTTTGCCGAATTATGTCATACCAGTGCCAGTGAATGGCCATAAAGTTTTCACATGTACCGATTGTGGTGACAA ATTTATCTTCGAGTCCAGTTTAAATGATCACGTCACACGCAAGTCTGTTAACATCACATATCTGTGTCGCCATTGTAATGTAACAATAACGTTTTATAACCGATGTAATTTACTATATCATATAAGATCCCACGTTTTTAGAACTGCGACCATCAACGTCACTGACTTAAACGTAGAACCTTTACCGTTAAATCTTTTCAACATTAAAATTGCAATACCAGCAAACAAGCCAGCACCAAGCAATCAACTCATTCCTACCAATCAAGTACCACAAGTCAACAAACTGACACTTGTCGGCCAAATACCACCACAAGACAATGATTGTATAATAACTTCTGAAAGTTCGCCCAAACCCCCACCAATTGCCGAGAATAGGAGTGCATACACCCAAGTGATTTGTTTAGAGTGTAAAGAAAACTTATCTGATTCACCAGCTTCTGCTTGTAAAGATCGGGCCAGTCACTATATGCAGTTTTCCAACCAGGTTTATTCATGCCCTGTATGTTTATTTGCCCTGCCCACCACGTGCGCTCTTAAAGCGCATTtgcgtttacatttaaaatgccCCCTTTATTGCTGCCCTGAATGTGGTTCGGCCCTTggcaacaaaaatattaattatcctTACAACCACGACTGTGAGGGTTTTAAAATGATGAGAGCAACTGCAAGACTAAAATGTGGGGCGGCTAACTGTCGCATTTGTTTCCATCCTAACGATTTAAGAGAACACATGAAAAATCTTCACATGAGAAAAGTTTTCAAGTGTCCATTTTGCGTTGTTGCATGTTTCAGTGAAATTAGTATGCAAAGCCATTTTAAGACTCATAAAATGGACAGTATAAAGCCACTGGTATTCTATAAGTGCGAATTATGTCCAGGAAAATTTGTCTTGCAGAGTCGTATAGAGAGTCACATAAAAAGTCACAAAGTTTTCGTCTTCTATCCATGTTGGCCATGTGGTTCAATATTTAAGGACGTGGCCCTCCTACTGATGCATTTCCtagaaaaacacaataaaaacgtTACGGTAGAAAATGCAGTGAAAAATCTGCTGTCGGAAATTGAGTCTTTAAAAGATACAGATAAGCCGAAAAGAGTATACCGTGTCGTGAAAAGGTGTGATCAATGTCAGAGAAGTTTCACCTATAGATGTCAGTATAGCGAAATACATAATCTGCCCAATGAATGCCCTTACAAATGTACTTCCACATTTGAGAGTTCCACAGAATTGGATGATAGTCCAGATGTGACTACTTTTAACAAAATGACAAACAGTGTGTTATGTCATTTGTGTAATGCGAATATTATTGATGATcccaaagaaattaaaaagcatTATTCTTCActacataaaacagaaaaatgttTGGATGCCAAAATTGTTCTCACCAGAattgatgtaaataaataccGAACTCAAACTCAAAACACGAATCTGAccaaaagtaatattaaaaaaactattggcaagaaagtatttaaaagaaaaggGAAACggcaacaaattaaaattctaaggGATCCTTTTAAAATGGATAATGATCAGTCAAGTATAGATACCCACGACGAGACGATAACGTGTGACACCCCTCCTGCTACTTTGTGTTACATCTGCAAAATATGTGGAAGTAACTTTGACCAAAAAGAAATACTAGAAAAACATTTGATAACACATAGAGACTCATGCATGGCTTATCAGTGTATGGAATGTGGACAAAGTTTTGTTGTCAAGCCGTCATTTTCGAAGCACTTACTGCTGGAACACAGTATCTCGGATAGTGAAAcgtatataaaagaaaaacattgttaCAATGAAAATGCTCTGATAAAATACCAAAGTAGTGAAATTATTTCCAACGAACCTCTTCGTGAAAACCAATGTAACATTTGTAGAGAGGACTTTGAGGAGCCAGAAGATTTAGCCAAGCATTTTAGAGTTCATGGTATGGCTTTTTTGATGAAAAACAATCCAAGTAAATGA
- the LOC118276371 gene encoding E3 ubiquitin-protein ligase rnf8-B-like: MDPYPYDVIDLTNLGDSFTYASRVQHPPSMAPDEVIELDRDSEDSIYDRDLPPDDYRFGETSTLEELMNLECYKNPKERVAKLKKTIKRRVREYELRMERLEKMKQENIRLEEERKRQKVKRLKQAVREKLREERQKKDKCAVCNEIPKETTFGICPICWEELGDEPMASTTCGHVFCLECIRRYLDHEPKCPTCRQDLVGNNVFHPLYLSQGT, translated from the exons ATGGACCCATATCCATATGACGTAATTGATCTCACTAATCTGGGTGACTCCTTTACATACGCGTCGCGGGTACAACATCCTCCAAGTATGGCTCCAGATGAGGTGATTGAATTAGATAGAGATTCGGAAGACTCCATCTACGATAGAGATCTTCCTCCCGACGATTATCGAT TTGGAGAAACAAGTACATTGGAAGAATTAATGAACTTAGAATGTTATAAAAACCCAAAAGAGAGAGTtgcaaaactaaaaaaaactataaaaagaaGAGTGAGAGAGTATGAACTAAGAATGGAGAGATTAGAAAAaatgaaacaagaaaatataagGTTAGAAGAAGAACGAAAAAGGCAGAAAGTAAAAAGGTTAAAACAAGCTGTGAGAGAAAAACTTCGTGAAGAGAGACAAAAGAAGGATAAG tGTGCAGTGTGTAATGAGATACCAAAAGAAACCACATTTGGGATTTGTCCCATATGTTGGGAAGAGTTAGGGGATGAACCAATGGCTTCAACGACTTGTGGACATGTCTTTTGCTTAGAGTGTATACGTAGATATCTTGACCATGAACCAAAATGCCCCACTTGCAGACAAGATTTAGTAGGAAACAATGTATTTCATCCGCTTTATTTAAGTCAAGGAACATaa